The proteins below are encoded in one region of Sandaracinaceae bacterium:
- a CDS encoding Gfo/Idh/MocA family oxidoreductase: MTANFALLGIGGFVAPRHLKAIADNGGTLVAACDPFDSVGIMDKYFPDAAFFTEVERFDRFLEKRRRESSASAVQYVSVCSPNYLHDAHCRLALRLGAHAICEKPLVINPWNLDQLSVIEGESGSRVYTVLQLRLLPSLIALKARLTEDAARGIRHQVLLSYATRRGRWYDVSWKGDEAKSGGLVTNIGIHLMDLMVWLFGAAREAEVHQRERDRVSGFLALEHADVRWLLSTRTSDLPLAVRDAGGHAHRTLTLDGEEIEFSGGFTDLHSEVYREVLAGRGFGIEDARPSIELSYRLRTAELTTPLPERAHPQLVAEPT, translated from the coding sequence ATGACAGCCAACTTCGCGCTCCTGGGCATCGGCGGCTTCGTCGCGCCCCGCCACCTCAAGGCCATCGCCGACAACGGCGGAACCCTGGTGGCTGCCTGTGATCCCTTCGACTCGGTCGGGATCATGGACAAGTACTTCCCGGACGCGGCCTTCTTCACGGAGGTGGAGCGCTTCGACCGCTTCCTCGAGAAACGCCGGCGTGAGTCGTCGGCCTCGGCGGTTCAGTACGTGTCCGTGTGCTCGCCCAACTACCTGCACGACGCGCACTGCCGCCTGGCGCTGCGCCTCGGCGCGCACGCCATCTGCGAGAAGCCGCTGGTCATCAACCCGTGGAACCTCGACCAGCTCAGCGTCATCGAGGGTGAGAGCGGCTCGCGCGTGTACACGGTGCTGCAGCTGCGCCTGCTGCCCTCGCTCATCGCGCTCAAGGCGCGCCTCACCGAGGACGCCGCGCGCGGCATCCGGCACCAGGTGCTGCTCAGCTACGCCACGCGCCGCGGGCGCTGGTACGACGTGTCGTGGAAGGGCGACGAGGCCAAGTCGGGCGGGCTGGTCACCAACATCGGCATCCACCTGATGGACCTCATGGTGTGGCTGTTCGGCGCCGCGCGCGAGGCCGAGGTGCACCAGCGCGAGCGCGACCGGGTGAGTGGCTTCCTGGCGCTCGAGCACGCCGACGTGCGCTGGCTGCTGTCCACGCGCACCTCGGACCTTCCCCTGGCCGTGCGTGACGCGGGCGGTCACGCCCACCGCACGCTGACGCTCGACGGGGAAGAGATCGAGTTCTCCGGCGGCTTCACGGACCTGCACAGCGAGGTGTACCGCGAGGTGCTCGCGGGGCGGGGGTTCGGCATCGAGGACGCGCGCCCTTCCATCGAGCTGTCCTACCGCCTGCGGACGGCGGAGTTGACCACCCCTCTCCCCGAGCGCGCCCACCCGCAGCTCGTCGCCGAGCCCACGTGA